One Oryctolagus cuniculus chromosome 7, mOryCun1.1, whole genome shotgun sequence genomic window, TCCCACTGTGTGGCTGCCATAGAACAGGACCAGCGCCTGGCCTTCTGGTCACCTCCAATTAGATGGGGCTTCTACTTTCAGAGATCATCCACGCATCCGTGCATTGTCCAGTCATTCACTCGGCCAGCTTTCctgagcatctactatgtgccGGGTGCTGGGACCCAGAGCTGACGTCCACCCCCGTCCCTTGGTCTGGAAGagtttattcactcattcactcaacaaCATGCACAGAGCTCTCCTGTGTGctctggctgggctgggggagcggGGGTCCGGGGGATCTGGGGGGAGGGAGCATGgccggcaggggtggggtgggcggggtggATGCGGCTCAGCCTGCACTTCCCCTGGGGTCACGCTTCTGGGAAGAGCAGGAACCCAGAGAAGATGCTGTTGGCCCCCTCCATGGCCAGCAGGTTGTTCTTGTCGTTGGTCTGCAGGTAGACTTCCTCACCCAGTTCCAGCTTGAGGACCACGCCGCCCGTGGTGACCTGGAAGGTGTTGTAGGAGTAGTCGCAGAAGGTGAGCACATGCCGTGGCTTCTCCCGGCCCCGCAGGATGTTCATGCACAGGTTCCCGCGGGAGCTGGCGTGGTAGGTGAAATAGTAGAGGCCGGGCACGGAGCATCTGAACTTGCCGTTGCCAGGCTGGTAGCTGCGTTCCTCGTTGGTGATGACCTGCTCGAAGCGGATGGGCAGGTCACGGCGCGGGGAGGCGTGGGAGGTCCGCAGGGCCGAGAAGGCGATCTTCTGCGTGGCTTTGTAGTCGCCCGATTCACCCTTGGGGCCGGGGGCTCCGGGAGCTCCTGGGGCACCTTTAGGGCCAGCTGGGCCCTTGGGACCCACTTTTCCTGGATTCCCCGGAATCCCTGGGTCCCCCTTCTCTCCAAACTCGCCGTGGTCTCCAGCTAGTCCTGGGAGTCCTAGAAAAGCAGGCAGAAGAGAAATGAGAAGGTCAGAGGTCAACGGAGAGCAAAGGAAGGGGCCTGGGCTGCGACCTCGTGCAGGCCCCTGGTCTTCTCCCGTCtgtgagggtggggggcaggagttGGAGAGCCTGCGTGCAGCCCAGCGTTCTGCACTGGTCCGCCACTTGCCAGAATTGGGGGCTGAGGTCTCTGGGGAGGGAGGCGCACTGGGCCTCCCTGCACCCCAACTTGTACAGGCGCAAGTCTTGAGCAGGGATGATGGATTCCTGGCCTGCGTGCTATCCCTCTCCACTCCCACACCCGTGCAGATATCCTTAATCAATCacagcattcattcattcctgcTGAACTCGGAGGTGGACTTCAGAAGCCTTCTCTCTCCACCACTCCAAGCAGCCCTTGGTTTAGcacagcacaaaacaaaaacctgttttCCAGAAAAGTGGCAGAGAGCAGTGCCCGAGAGCGTGGGCtctggacacagacacagacgCCTGTGCGTGTTCTGCCACCTCCGCCGTTACTGGTCGTGCGTCCTTGCACAGGGAGTCACATCGTCTGaggctcagcttcctcatctattAAATGGGGGTGAGGGTGTTTGTGAGCATTCCATGAGCTCAGTGGGGGAGAGTGGCTAGCACAGAAGCTGGCTCCACAATCCTCTGTTCAACGAATGAATAAGCGACGTTTTATACAAGGAGTTTTGCAGAGGGAGCGTCTCCTTGGAATGGCAGGACTTGCTGCCTGGAtgccatttcacaggtgaggaggTGCGACCCCAGaatgaccccagaggcatagTCTAACCCAGGGCCGGGCGGCTACCTGGGTGCTCTCTCTCCCGCTGGAGAGCCACGGTCTGGTCTCAGCCGGAACATTTGCTGGGCTGCCTTGGGCAGCTGGACACCAGCTTTCCTGTCTGTACAATGGGAATAGGAATTCGCTACTGGAAGATTTGTTGCAAGGGCTCCGTAGGTGGACGGGTTGGCAGGTGTTTTGCAATCTCATATGCAAGCAATGTGACttgggagggaggagatggggtCTGGCCAGAGAGACACTGGTGTGTTCCCGAGGCCTGCTGtacctttctctccctttatccCTGGGGTCCCAGGTTGGCCATCGGAGCCGGGTAACCCTGGGATGCCCGGGGTTCCAGGGATGGCTGGGTGCCCAGTGCAGCTGCTCTGAGCCTGGGAAGCATCAAGCAGACCCAGGagcagcagtggcagcagtgCCGGGACTCGGCC contains:
- the C1QB gene encoding complement C1q subcomponent subunit B isoform X1; the protein is MELPLWTESSRLRAPGPTAAQPRGLAGHRFPGEEAAETVVMKSPRGRVPALLPLLLLGLLDASQAQSSCTGHPAIPGTPGIPGLPGSDGQPGTPGIKGEKGLPGLAGDHGEFGEKGDPGIPGNPGKVGPKGPAGPKGAPGAPGAPGPKGESGDYKATQKIAFSALRTSHASPRRDLPIRFEQVITNEERSYQPGNGKFRCSVPGLYYFTYHASSRGNLCMNILRGREKPRHVLTFCDYSYNTFQVTTGGVVLKLELGEEVYLQTNDKNNLLAMEGANSIFSGFLLFPEA
- the C1QB gene encoding complement C1q subcomponent subunit B isoform X2, coding for MKSPRGRVPALLPLLLLGLLDASQAQSSCTGHPAIPGTPGIPGLPGSDGQPGTPGIKGEKGLPGLAGDHGEFGEKGDPGIPGNPGKVGPKGPAGPKGAPGAPGAPGPKGESGDYKATQKIAFSALRTSHASPRRDLPIRFEQVITNEERSYQPGNGKFRCSVPGLYYFTYHASSRGNLCMNILRGREKPRHVLTFCDYSYNTFQVTTGGVVLKLELGEEVYLQTNDKNNLLAMEGANSIFSGFLLFPEA